The following are encoded in a window of Arthrobacter woluwensis genomic DNA:
- a CDS encoding MFS transporter — protein sequence MKVTALRRPPFAITALALGITMLVASEFLPASVLPLIAAEVGVSDGTAGLAVAATALAGALTAPSLASLVPRADRRTVLVVLLGVGTAANILVALAPSFPVLLLGRLTLGVAIAGYWSLAFGAGVHVLPSRAALVSTALATGTSVATIVAMPLAAVVGSALGWRQVFWAAAGVGALATLTLAATLPSVPAHPSAGFAMMRRALGHRRLMMGILCVGLAAFANFTAYPYIRLAIEAVDPGAMAWLLLLWGAGGLVGNFLAGAISRRLRFAVSLGPFVLAVSLLLASQSGTTASLTVASLAWGLGFNLVPVTTQLWVTTVEPDDAEAAVSLQVTAFQAAITLGAIVGGVLLDHAGLAAVFLTAAAAAVLAGVGFALLPAQPAVARQRPGVVPRSAEKARTKAASDV from the coding sequence ATGAAAGTCACCGCTCTCCGACGCCCTCCGTTCGCCATCACCGCCCTGGCCCTCGGCATCACGATGCTGGTGGCGAGCGAGTTCCTTCCCGCGAGCGTGCTGCCGCTGATCGCCGCCGAGGTGGGCGTCAGTGACGGCACCGCGGGACTAGCCGTGGCGGCGACGGCCCTCGCCGGCGCTCTGACCGCCCCGAGCCTCGCCAGCCTGGTGCCCCGCGCCGACCGGAGGACCGTCCTGGTCGTCCTGCTCGGCGTCGGGACGGCGGCGAACATCCTCGTGGCGCTCGCCCCGTCCTTCCCCGTGCTGCTGCTCGGCCGCCTGACACTGGGCGTGGCGATCGCGGGCTACTGGTCGCTGGCGTTCGGGGCCGGCGTCCACGTCCTGCCGTCGCGTGCCGCCCTGGTCTCCACGGCTCTGGCGACCGGCACGAGCGTCGCGACCATCGTCGCGATGCCGCTCGCCGCCGTCGTCGGGAGTGCGCTCGGCTGGCGGCAGGTCTTCTGGGCGGCGGCCGGCGTGGGCGCCCTCGCCACCCTCACTCTCGCAGCGACACTGCCCTCCGTGCCGGCGCATCCGTCCGCCGGCTTCGCCATGATGCGCAGGGCCCTCGGACACCGCCGTCTCATGATGGGCATCCTGTGCGTGGGGCTGGCCGCCTTCGCGAACTTCACGGCCTACCCGTACATCCGGCTCGCCATCGAGGCGGTCGACCCGGGCGCCATGGCCTGGCTGCTCCTGCTCTGGGGCGCGGGAGGCCTGGTGGGGAACTTCCTGGCCGGAGCCATCTCACGCCGGCTGCGCTTCGCGGTGTCCCTGGGGCCGTTCGTCCTGGCCGTCTCGCTCCTCCTGGCTTCGCAGAGTGGCACCACGGCATCCCTGACGGTCGCGAGCCTGGCCTGGGGCCTGGGATTCAATCTGGTGCCGGTGACCACCCAGCTGTGGGTCACGACGGTCGAGCCGGACGACGCCGAAGCCGCGGTCAGTCTCCAGGTCACCGCGTTCCAGGCGGCGATCACCCTGGGCGCGATCGTCGGAGGCGTGCTGCTCGACCACGCGGGCCTGGCCGCGGTCTTCCTCACCGCCGCGGCCGCCGCGGTGCTGGCCGGCGTCGGCTTCGCGCTGCTGCCCGCTCAGCCCGCCGTCGCGCGCCAGCGTCCCGGGGTGGTTCCCCGCTCCGCGGAGAAGGCCCGGACGAAGGCGGCATCGGATGTGTAA
- a CDS encoding pyridoxal phosphate-dependent aminotransferase: MPSSRISRRISSIAESATLAVDAKAKALKAAGRPVIGFGAGEPDFPTPGYIVEAAIEAAKNPAYHRYSPAGGLPQLKQAIAEKTLRDSGYQVDASQVLVTNGGKQAVYNAFATLLDPDDEVIVPTPFWTTYPEAIRLAGGVPVEVFAGPEQGYLVTVEQLEAALTENTKVLLFVSPSNPTGAVYSPEQVAEIGAWAASKGLWVVTDEIYEHLTYDGVPFTSIAAAAPELGDKVIILNGVAKTYAMTGWRVGWMIGPADVIKAATNLQSHATSNVSNIMQIAALAAVSGPLTAVDEMKVAFDRRRQAITAGLNAIDGVECPTPKGAFYAYADVRGLLGKSFPTAAGGTATPQTSAELAALILDEVEVAVVPGEAFGPSGYLRLSYALGDDDLAEGVRRLQEFLGKAS, translated from the coding sequence ATGCCCTCTTCACGCATCTCCCGACGCATCTCCTCCATCGCCGAATCCGCCACCCTCGCGGTGGACGCGAAGGCCAAGGCCCTCAAGGCCGCGGGCCGTCCGGTGATCGGCTTCGGGGCGGGTGAGCCGGACTTCCCCACCCCCGGGTACATCGTGGAAGCCGCGATCGAGGCCGCGAAGAATCCCGCGTATCACCGCTATTCGCCGGCCGGTGGTCTGCCCCAGCTCAAGCAGGCCATCGCGGAGAAGACGCTCCGTGACTCCGGCTACCAGGTGGACGCCTCCCAGGTCCTCGTGACCAACGGCGGCAAGCAGGCCGTGTACAACGCCTTCGCCACCCTGCTCGATCCGGACGACGAGGTGATCGTCCCGACCCCGTTCTGGACCACCTACCCGGAGGCGATCCGGCTGGCCGGCGGCGTGCCCGTGGAGGTCTTCGCCGGTCCGGAACAGGGCTACCTGGTGACCGTGGAGCAACTCGAAGCCGCCCTGACGGAGAACACCAAGGTGCTGCTCTTCGTCTCGCCCTCCAACCCCACGGGCGCCGTGTACTCCCCGGAGCAGGTCGCCGAGATCGGCGCCTGGGCCGCCTCCAAGGGCCTCTGGGTGGTCACGGATGAGATCTACGAGCACCTGACGTACGACGGTGTGCCGTTCACCTCGATCGCGGCCGCCGCTCCGGAGCTCGGCGACAAGGTCATCATCCTCAACGGTGTGGCCAAGACGTACGCCATGACCGGCTGGCGCGTGGGCTGGATGATCGGCCCGGCCGACGTCATCAAGGCGGCCACGAACCTGCAGTCCCACGCCACCAGCAACGTCTCCAACATCATGCAGATCGCCGCGCTGGCCGCCGTCTCCGGCCCGCTCACCGCGGTGGATGAGATGAAGGTGGCCTTCGACCGTCGCCGTCAGGCGATCACCGCGGGCCTCAACGCGATCGACGGCGTGGAGTGCCCGACGCCGAAGGGCGCCTTCTACGCCTACGCGGACGTCCGCGGGCTGCTGGGGAAGTCGTTCCCGACGGCCGCCGGCGGGACCGCCACTCCGCAGACCAGTGCCGAGCTGGCGGCGCTCATCCTCGACGAGGTCGAGGTCGCGGTGGTGCCGGGTGAGGCGTTCGGCCCGAGCGGCTACCTCCGTCTGAGCTACGCCCTGGGCGACGACGACCTCGCCGAAGGCGTCCGCCGCCTGCAGGAGTTCCTCGGCAAGGCCTCCTGA
- the secE gene encoding preprotein translocase subunit SecE — protein sequence MTDTAANDAQGRPAKSGGKKGKKLGFFARIALFFRQMIGELKKVVTPTRSELLNYTLVVLVFVAIVMLIVTLLDLAFGVGVGWVFGGTGPTER from the coding sequence GTGACCGATACTGCCGCCAATGACGCTCAGGGCCGTCCAGCCAAGAGCGGTGGGAAGAAGGGCAAGAAGCTGGGCTTCTTCGCCCGGATCGCCCTGTTCTTCCGGCAGATGATCGGCGAGCTGAAGAAGGTCGTCACCCCGACCCGCTCCGAACTCCTCAACTACACGCTGGTGGTGCTGGTCTTCGTGGCGATCGTCATGCTGATCGTCACCCTCCTTGACCTCGCCTTCGGCGTGGGCGTCGGCTGGGTGTTCGGCGGCACGGGTCCCACGGAACGCTGA
- the nusG gene encoding transcription termination/antitermination protein NusG, which produces MSEQELEFSEAVNQDVAPESQDAVEADTAAPETPAAEAEEAEAVAEADDAEASEESDDVAPAAPAEDPLEAFKAKLRRQEGDWFVVHTYAGYENRVKTNLETRVQTLDMEDYIFEIQVPMEEVVEIKNAQRKVVTRVRIPGYCLVRMELTDASWGAVRHTPGVTGFVGNAHNPVPLKLDEVVSMLAPVFEQEQAEQEGGKQARVAAAPVHVDFEVGESVIVKEGPFETLPATISEIKVESQTLVVLVSIFERETPVTLAFNQVTKI; this is translated from the coding sequence GTGTCTGAGCAGGAGCTCGAATTCAGCGAGGCCGTCAACCAGGACGTCGCCCCGGAGTCCCAGGACGCCGTCGAGGCTGACACTGCTGCGCCCGAAACCCCGGCCGCCGAGGCCGAGGAAGCGGAAGCCGTCGCCGAGGCTGACGACGCGGAGGCGAGCGAGGAGAGCGACGACGTCGCTCCCGCAGCACCTGCCGAGGATCCCCTCGAGGCCTTCAAGGCCAAGCTCCGCCGCCAGGAGGGCGACTGGTTCGTCGTCCACACCTACGCCGGTTACGAGAACCGCGTGAAGACCAACCTCGAGACCCGCGTCCAGACCCTGGACATGGAGGACTACATCTTCGAGATCCAGGTCCCCATGGAAGAGGTCGTGGAGATCAAGAACGCGCAGCGCAAGGTCGTCACGCGCGTGCGCATCCCGGGTTACTGCCTGGTCCGCATGGAACTGACGGACGCCTCCTGGGGCGCCGTCCGCCACACCCCGGGCGTCACCGGCTTCGTGGGCAACGCCCACAACCCGGTCCCGCTGAAGCTGGACGAGGTCGTCTCCATGCTGGCTCCGGTCTTCGAGCAGGAGCAGGCTGAGCAGGAAGGCGGCAAGCAGGCCCGCGTCGCCGCCGCTCCGGTCCACGTCGACTTCGAGGTCGGCGAGTCCGTGATCGTGAAGGAGGGCCCGTTCGAGACCCTGCCCGCCACGATCTCCGAGATCAAGGTCGAGTCCCAGACCCTCGTGGTCCTGGTCTCCATCTTCGAGCGCGAGACCCCGGTCACGCTGGCGTTCAACCAGGTCACCAAGATCTGA
- the rplK gene encoding 50S ribosomal protein L11: protein MAPKKKVTGLIKLQIQAGAANPAPPIGPALGQHGVNIMEFCKAYNAATESQRGNVIPVEITVYEDRSFTFITKTPPAAELIKKAAGVAKGSATPHTVKVAKLTQAQVEEIATTKLADLNANDVQAAAKIIAGTARSMGITVE from the coding sequence TTGGCTCCCAAGAAGAAGGTCACCGGCCTCATCAAGCTGCAGATCCAGGCAGGTGCCGCCAACCCGGCCCCTCCGATCGGTCCCGCGCTTGGTCAGCACGGTGTCAACATCATGGAGTTCTGCAAGGCGTACAACGCTGCGACGGAATCCCAGCGCGGCAACGTCATCCCGGTCGAGATCACGGTGTACGAGGATCGCTCGTTCACCTTCATCACCAAGACCCCGCCGGCTGCTGAGCTCATCAAGAAGGCCGCAGGCGTGGCCAAGGGCTCTGCAACCCCCCACACCGTCAAGGTCGCCAAGCTGACCCAGGCACAGGTCGAGGAGATCGCCACCACCAAGCTGGCCGACCTCAACGCCAACGATGTCCAGGCTGCTGCCAAGATCATCGCCGGCACCGCTCGCTCCATGGGTATCACGGTCGAGTAA
- the rplA gene encoding 50S ribosomal protein L1 → MAKRSKAYEAAAAKIDAEKLYAPAEAVTLAKETNPSKFDATIEVAFRLGVDPRKADQMVRGTVNLPHGTGKTARVLVFATGDKAEAALAAGADFVGSDDLIEKISGGWTDFDAAVATPELMGKVGRLGKVLGPRNLMPNPKTGTVTPDVAKAVNDIKGGKIDFRVDKHSNLHFIIGKASFDAEKLAENYAAALEEVLRLKPTAAKGRYIQKATVATTFGPGISVDPNVTKVVLGA, encoded by the coding sequence ATGGCAAAGCGCAGCAAAGCATATGAGGCAGCCGCCGCCAAGATCGACGCGGAGAAGCTTTACGCTCCGGCCGAGGCGGTCACCCTGGCCAAGGAGACCAACCCCTCCAAGTTCGACGCGACCATCGAGGTGGCTTTCCGCCTGGGTGTTGACCCCCGTAAGGCCGACCAGATGGTCCGCGGCACGGTCAACCTGCCGCACGGCACCGGTAAGACCGCCCGCGTCCTCGTGTTCGCCACGGGTGACAAGGCTGAGGCCGCACTGGCCGCAGGCGCCGACTTCGTCGGTTCCGACGACCTGATCGAGAAGATCTCCGGTGGCTGGACCGACTTCGACGCAGCCGTCGCGACCCCCGAGCTCATGGGCAAGGTCGGTCGTCTCGGTAAGGTCCTGGGTCCGCGTAACCTCATGCCGAACCCCAAGACCGGCACCGTGACCCCGGACGTCGCCAAGGCTGTCAACGACATCAAGGGCGGCAAGATCGACTTCCGCGTCGACAAGCACTCCAACCTTCACTTCATCATCGGCAAGGCCAGCTTCGACGCCGAGAAGCTCGCCGAGAACTACGCCGCTGCTCTGGAAGAGGTGCTTCGTCTGAAGCCGACCGCCGCCAAGGGCCGCTACATCCAGAAGGCCACCGTGGCCACCACCTTCGGCCCGGGCATCTCCGTGGACCCGAACGTGACCAAGGTCGTCCTCGGCGCCTAG
- a CDS encoding GNAT family N-acetyltransferase has product MTESTFSIEQLVLPESLESPEARDFLDVCTLSDELVLRTRGTLDLATPNRARFILWRDTEYARLRVYFVRLEGRVVARAWIHLPLKDNLDTAWLSVGVHPDFEGRGLGRALADHLEAVALSEGRTVVQMGTEHPTGTADDDGERLLPPTGSGSVPAASRSVRFALRRGYELVQVERTSVLEVSEESRRAAHALLEEAAARAEESYDLVTWYDETPEEYVEDLVRLSTSMSTEIPLGGLELGEEVFDADRVREIDARRREGGVRAVTTAARHRSTGELAGYSVLEYLPDHPEVGEQDNTLVLPGHRGHALGQWMKAANFERLLEAFPAVQRIYTYNADENQHMLAINIAMGFRPAGHDGQWQAHLDGRATARATAGEGS; this is encoded by the coding sequence ATGACGGAGTCGACCTTCAGCATCGAACAGCTGGTCCTGCCGGAGTCCCTGGAGTCCCCGGAGGCGCGGGACTTCCTGGACGTGTGCACGCTGTCCGACGAGCTGGTGCTCCGGACGCGGGGCACTCTGGATCTGGCCACTCCGAACCGGGCGCGCTTCATCCTGTGGCGGGACACCGAGTACGCCCGGCTGCGTGTCTACTTCGTGCGCCTCGAGGGCCGCGTGGTGGCCCGCGCCTGGATCCACCTGCCGCTCAAGGACAACCTCGACACCGCCTGGCTGAGTGTCGGCGTGCACCCCGACTTCGAAGGCCGCGGTCTCGGCCGGGCCCTGGCGGACCACCTGGAGGCCGTGGCGCTCAGCGAGGGCCGCACCGTGGTCCAGATGGGCACCGAACACCCCACGGGCACTGCGGACGACGACGGCGAGCGGCTCCTCCCGCCGACCGGCAGCGGCAGCGTCCCCGCGGCGTCGCGCTCGGTCCGGTTCGCGCTGCGTCGCGGCTACGAGCTCGTGCAGGTGGAGCGGACGAGTGTGCTCGAGGTGTCCGAGGAGTCCCGCCGGGCGGCCCACGCGCTGCTGGAGGAGGCCGCCGCCCGTGCCGAGGAGTCGTACGATCTCGTCACGTGGTACGACGAGACGCCGGAGGAGTACGTGGAGGATCTCGTCCGGCTGTCCACGAGCATGTCCACGGAGATCCCGCTCGGCGGCCTGGAACTCGGCGAGGAGGTCTTCGACGCCGACCGGGTCCGCGAGATCGACGCCCGTCGCCGTGAGGGCGGCGTGCGCGCGGTGACCACGGCGGCCCGTCACCGGTCCACAGGGGAGCTCGCCGGCTATTCCGTGCTCGAGTACCTGCCGGACCACCCCGAGGTGGGCGAGCAGGACAACACCCTGGTGCTGCCGGGGCACCGCGGGCACGCGCTGGGCCAGTGGATGAAGGCCGCCAACTTCGAGCGGCTTCTGGAGGCGTTCCCGGCGGTCCAAAGGATCTACACGTACAACGCGGACGAGAATCAGCACATGCTTGCCATCAACATCGCGATGGGCTTCCGCCCGGCCGGTCACGACGGCCAATGGCAGGCGCATCTGGACGGCCGCGCGACAGCACGTGCGACAGCAGGGGAGGGGTCATGA